Below is a window of Paraburkholderia kururiensis DNA.
GATGAAGTACTCGCCCTGATAGGCCATCCGGTGCTGCACCGCGATGCCGCCGCCCAGTGCGGCGATGCGGGCAATGTTGGCCTCCGAGATGGTTTCGCAGTGGTCGAAGAACCAGCGCAGGCCGTCGAACGGCACTTCGCGGTTCACCTCTTCGAACACGTTGAGGAAGCGGCTGATGGATTCGTCGTAGGTGGCGTGCAGGCGGAACGGCCAGCGGTTCTGCACGAGCAGCTTCACGACGCCCTTCAGCTCGGTTTCGAGCGACTCCGGCAGGTCCGGGCGCGGCTCGAGAAAGTCTTCGAAGTCCGCGGCGGAGAACACGAGCATTTCGCCCGCGCCGTTCACGCGCAGGAACTCGTCGCCGTCGCCGGGCTTCGTCATCTTCACCCAGCGCGCGAAGTCTTCGATCTCTTTCTTCGCGTTCTGCGTGAACAGGTTGTACGCGATGCGCATGGTCAGCTCGCCGCGCTTCGCGAGTTCCATGATGACGGCGTAGTCGTCGGGGTAGGCCTGGTAGCCGCCGCCCGCGTCGATGGCGCTCGTCACGCCGAGCCGGTTCAGCTCGCGCATGAAGTGGCGCGTCGAATTCATCTGGTCGTCATACGGCAGCTTCGGGCCTTTCGCGAGCGTGGCGTAGAGCAGCCCCGCGTTGGGGCGCGCGATCAGCATGCCCGTGGGGTTGCCGCTGCGGTCGCGCTGGATCTCGCCGCCCGGCGGGTTCGGCGTGTCTTTCGTGTAGCCCACGGCGCGCAGCGCGGCGGCGTTCAGGAGCGCGCTGTCGTAGAGGTGGAGGATGAAGACCGGCGTGTCGGGCGCGATGGCGTTGATCTCTTCGAGCGTGGGCCCGCGGCGCTCGGCGAACTGCAGCTCGTTCCAGCCGCCCACCACGCGCACCCACTGCGGCGCGGGCGTGCGGGCCACCTGGCGGCGCAGCATGTCGAGCGCGTCGGCGAGCGAGGGCACGCCGTCCCAGCGCAGCTCCATGTTGAAGTTGAGGCCGCCGCGAATCACGTGCAGGTGCGAGTCGTTGAGACCCGGAATGACGGTGCGGCCTTGCAGGTCGACGCGCCGCGTGTTGGCGCCGGCGCGCTGCATCACGTCGCGGTCGTTGCCCGTGGCGAGCACGCGGCCGTCCTTGACGGCGAGCGCCGTGACGAACGAGCGCTTCTCGTCCTGCGTCGCAATCTTGCCGTTGAAGAAGACCGTATCCGCGGTCGCCGCGTCGTTGAACTGGGCAGTCATCGTGCGTTCCTGTAGGTGGATGGACAGGGCTGTCCGTGATGGCGCGAAGGCGATGAACGGAGCGGCTCGCCTCGTGCTGCGCCGTCGGTTTTTCAACAGTACGCAAGGGGCGGCTGAAAGTCCTTAGCCGCACCTGAAACGTTCTGAAGCGAGGCGGTGCGCCGGTTCGCGCGCATCGAGGCGCAAGCAGCAACGGCGTGCAGGAGAATTCAGAACGATTAAATCGGTGCGGCGGCGGTACGGCGATAGGATGGCTGCGCGTCGTTGCCGCGGCAGGAAGGCCAGCCGCGGCGGCGTCCACATGCGTTTTCACTCACCCACTCACCATTGGGCACTGCAAGGACCGACGTCATGCAATACGTCTACTCGCTCTTATCGGGCTTGCTGTTCGGCATCGGCTATGGGCTGCTCGGCCTGAAATCGCCGGCGCCGCCGTTGATCGCCCTCGCGGGGCTGCTCGGCATGCTGGGCGGCGACCAGCTCGTGACGCAGCTGAAGGCGCATCTCGCGGCCCGCAATGCGCCGGCTGCGGTCAGCGCGCCGGCCTCCACGTCGTCCACGCCGACGCCCACGCCCATCGTCGCCGCGCAGCGCGACGCAGGCGCCGACGATCAGCCGAAGTCATGAGCACGCCGCACCAGGACATCGACATGAACGTTTCACCGTCTGCCGTGCAGGCAGCCGAGGCCGGTGCCGAGGCTTCGACGCCGCAACGCCTCGTCACCATCCTCGCGTTCATTGCCGGTTACGTGGATGCGTTCGGCTTCGTCGCGCTGTTCGGCCTGTTCGCCGCGCACGTCACGGCGAACTTCGTGCTGATCGGCGCGAACGTGGTGGGCGAGGGGCAGGGCATTCTCATCAAGCTGCTCGCGTTTCCCGCTTTCATCGCGGGCGTGGCCGTGGCGCGCGGCGTGGTGGGCATGGCCACGCGCCGCGGCGCGTTTGCGGAGCGCGCCCTCTATGTGCTGGAGGCCGCCTGCCTGTGTCTGATGATGGCCGCGGGCCTCGTGGTCTGGCCGCACTACGGGCCCGACAGCGCGTGGGCCATCGTGGCCGCGCTCTTCGGCGCCGCGGCCATGGGCGTGCAGAACGCGCACAGCCGGCTCGTGCTGCCGGGCCAACCGCCCACCACGATGATGACGCTGAACGTGACGCTGGGCGTGCTGTACACCATCGACGCGCTCACCGGCCGCACGAGCGACGCGAAGCATGCGGCCCGCGAGCGGCTTGCCGACATCCTGCTGCCGGTGGCGGGCTTTGCCATGGGGGCGATCGTGGCCTGCATCGCGTTCGTGCAGGCCTCGTTCTGGGCGCTGCTGTTTCCCGTCATCCTGCTCGCGATCCTCGCGCTGCGCGCCGGCCCGGGTTCATGCGCGGTGGCCGAATGAGGCAGCGGCCTGCTTGCCGCGCGGCTGCAAGAAGATTTAAGCGAACGCAAAGGACTCTTCAGCGCCACGCGCCTAACGTTCATGCTGCGGGTGCCGCGTAGCCGAACGGCCGGAATGTCCGCCGCGTCGCGCCTGGCTTCACGGTGTGCATCATCCATGTGCGCCATGAGCGGCCCGCAACCATGAGCGGTTGCGCCCGCGCCCGCGGTATAGCCATTCCTGTGCGAGGACACGCCAAATGGAAGAACTCGATCGTTGGGAACACGTCGTCATGCTGCTGTGGCTTCAGTCCGAGGCGCGGCAGCCCATGCACGCAGCGCGGCCCGAAGCGGCCCGCCCGCGTGCGCGCAGCGGCGCAGGCGCACGCAAGGCAGCGGGCGGCAATGCCGCGCGGGCGGCGGCGGGCGTGGGGCTGA
It encodes the following:
- a CDS encoding amidohydrolase yields the protein MTAQFNDAATADTVFFNGKIATQDEKRSFVTALAVKDGRVLATGNDRDVMQRAGANTRRVDLQGRTVIPGLNDSHLHVIRGGLNFNMELRWDGVPSLADALDMLRRQVARTPAPQWVRVVGGWNELQFAERRGPTLEEINAIAPDTPVFILHLYDSALLNAAALRAVGYTKDTPNPPGGEIQRDRSGNPTGMLIARPNAGLLYATLAKGPKLPYDDQMNSTRHFMRELNRLGVTSAIDAGGGYQAYPDDYAVIMELAKRGELTMRIAYNLFTQNAKKEIEDFARWVKMTKPGDGDEFLRVNGAGEMLVFSAADFEDFLEPRPDLPESLETELKGVVKLLVQNRWPFRLHATYDESISRFLNVFEEVNREVPFDGLRWFFDHCETISEANIARIAALGGGIAVQHRMAYQGEYFIQRYGEAAAQRTPPIQKMLAAGLPVGAGTDATRVASFNPFVSLYWMISGRTVGGTLLYPERNRLERMEALRRYTVGSAWFSNEDDRKGALVPGQYADFAALTDDFFTVDEERIKYLSSVLTVVNGKVVYADEEFSPLAPPALPVSPTWSPVAEFGGYSRYRPAASAASSQTTARACIDACANQCGVHGHGHMWAWRSNAPVSDHNGFWGALGCSCFAF
- a CDS encoding DUF1427 family protein; this translates as MQYVYSLLSGLLFGIGYGLLGLKSPAPPLIALAGLLGMLGGDQLVTQLKAHLAARNAPAAVSAPASTSSTPTPTPIVAAQRDAGADDQPKS
- a CDS encoding YoaK family protein codes for the protein MSTPHQDIDMNVSPSAVQAAEAGAEASTPQRLVTILAFIAGYVDAFGFVALFGLFAAHVTANFVLIGANVVGEGQGILIKLLAFPAFIAGVAVARGVVGMATRRGAFAERALYVLEAACLCLMMAAGLVVWPHYGPDSAWAIVAALFGAAAMGVQNAHSRLVLPGQPPTTMMTLNVTLGVLYTIDALTGRTSDAKHAARERLADILLPVAGFAMGAIVACIAFVQASFWALLFPVILLAILALRAGPGSCAVAE